Genomic DNA from Caldicellulosiruptor hydrothermalis 108:
AATATAACTGCAGGTAATAATATTAAAATAGAAAGAATGGACATTTGTAAATTTGACTTACTAACACTATACACTAATGTAAGTAAAGCAACCCTATCAATCCAATTTCCAATCTCTGATATAAATTGAGAGCATAACAAGTTAATAGCATTTCTATTATTTTTCATTCTGTAGTATCTCCCTGAATTAGAATGTTTTTCTCTAATAGAATTTTTATAAAGTTTTCTATAGTTTTAGTAGCCGCTTTAATATCATCGTTAGTCTTTTGACATACATATTTTACCAGTTCAGACATGCTCTTAGATTTGAGAGCACACTCAAAAATGATATACCCTATATCATTTAGTAAGAAAGTTTCACCTGTTTTTGTATTAAGGAAAATATACTCTTCTTCAGTTTCTTGCCTTACATTGATAAATTCATTTTTCTTAAACATTTCAATTTGTTCCTCCATTCATATTAATTATGCCAGCATCGACTGTCAATACCATTAAGATTTTTGTTAACATAAAAAGCAAGAGCCCTGCAACCACCCATACAAGTACTAAAATGAACACAAAGGGGGCAATTGTCATTGGAAAGTTCTCTAAAGAGATTGAAGACTGGGGAATGGTTCCATATAGATAAAAAATCATTTTGCAAAATGTTTCCTGCAACAAATTCTTTTTCTCTAAAAAACACATGGTGTAATATCTCCATTAGCTTTTATGTGAGCTATAATATTTGCTGCTTCACATATAACCTTTTTTCCCCTGTTAATCCATCGTAGTAAAGTAAAACCAGTTAAGCCTATTTTACCTTCATCAATACTGTTGAAAGGCAAAGCATATACAGGATTCAATAAATACTATCACAACCTGCAAACATCTCTACAATAATAGGTTGCTTTTTCATCAAACTCCCCTCCTCCCTTTTAATATAGACTTTAAGTTTTAATATCTAATGGTTCAATAATTTTACATAATAAATTGTAAAAAAAAAAGCAATATACAGAGTGCATAAATTATAGGTGTATCTATTGTGTTACATATTTAAATCTAATTGCCCAATTATTAATCTTTTTATTTCATTTTCTCTATAAGCTTCACAGCCTCATCTAAAAGTCTTTTGACCTCATCTTTGGTAAACTGTTCTGTGTAAACTCTCAAAACTGGTTCTGTGCCAGATGCTCTGAAGAGTATCCATGAGCCATCTTCAAAGATATATTTATAGCCGTCTAATGTTTGAATCTCTTTAATCTTTCTGCCTGCAAACTCTGTGTTTTGGGAAATCATCTTCAACGTCTTTTCTTTGATTTCGTTTGGCAAATGCAGGTCAACTCTGTCATAGTAGTGATAACCTATTTCCTTAAAAAGGTCGTCAAGTATTTGACTGATTGGTTTTTGATGGTATGCCATAATTTCAAGGAGCAGCAAGCTACACAAAATTCCATCTCTTTCAGGTATATGATTTTTAATTCCAATACCTCCGCTTTCTTCGCCACCAATGAGAATGTCTTCTTTTAAGAAAAGTTCGCAGATATATTTAAAGCCAATCGGTGTTTCATAGATTTTGAGCCCGTACCTGTTTGCCAAAATAGGAACCATATTGGTTGTTGAAAATGTTTTTACAACCCCGCCTCTTAAACCTTTTACTTCAACCAAATGTCGCAAAAGAAGGGCATATATTCTGTGTGAATCAATAAACTCCCCTTTTTCATCAACAGCGCCAACTCTATCTGCATCTCCATCTGTTGCAAGACCAATGTCTGCTTTGTTTTGGACAACAGTATCAATTAATTTTCCAAGGTTTTTATAAATAGGTTCTGGATTGACTCCTCCAAAGTACGGGTTTCGCTCATCTCTTATCTGGATGTGTTTGATTCCATATTTTTCTAACAAGGTTTTAACATATCCA
This window encodes:
- a CDS encoding PqqD family protein, translated to MFKKNEFINVRQETEEEYIFLNTKTGETFLLNDIGYIIFECALKSKSMSELVKYVCQKTNDDIKAATKTIENFIKILLEKNILIQGDTTE
- a CDS encoding SPASM domain-containing protein, which encodes MEILHHVFFREKEFVAGNILQNDFLSIWNHSPVFNLFRELSNDNCPLCVHFSTCMGGCRALAFYVNKNLNGIDSRCWHN
- a CDS encoding phosphoglucomutase/phosphomannomutase family protein translates to MIKFGTDGWRAVISKDYTFDNVKIVAQAIADYIKEIADKRPVLVGYDTRFMSEEYARLCAGVLVANGIKTYLTKKPTPTPVVSFTVKNMNLAGAIMITASHNPPQWNGIKFKGDYGGSALPSIIAEIEKHLYKNEVKFAEPESSNLFSYIDPDKEYFEHIEKLVDLNLIAKSKPFAIIDPMHGAGVGYVKTLLEKYGIKHIQIRDERNPYFGGVNPEPIYKNLGKLIDTVVQNKADIGLATDGDADRVGAVDEKGEFIDSHRIYALLLRHLVEVKGLRGGVVKTFSTTNMVPILANRYGLKIYETPIGFKYICELFLKEDILIGGEESGGIGIKNHIPERDGILCSLLLLEIMAYHQKPISQILDDLFKEIGYHYYDRVDLHLPNEIKEKTLKMISQNTEFAGRKIKEIQTLDGYKYIFEDGSWILFRASGTEPVLRVYTEQFTKDEVKRLLDEAVKLIEKMK